In one Neobacillus sp. CF12 genomic region, the following are encoded:
- a CDS encoding carbohydrate ABC transporter permease translates to MPKMHNTPAGRVFDVFNFILMGIIGLIMICPFLYIIAGSFATEAELTRRSFFIFPETFTLTAYEYIFSTDTFTRSILVSIGVTLVGTLVCLFFTFSMAYPLSRKTLMGRNFFMNLIVFSMLFSGGMIPGYIVVKSLGLLDSYWALILPIAINPFNLIIVKTFFQNIPIELEEAAKIDGCSEVGIFWRIMLPLSKPVLATFALFYAVAIWNDFFSALLYITDSAKWPVQVLLQQIIILSQAQLGDAASASANFVEPPDQSLKLAVVVVATLPILIVYPFLQKHFAKGMLLGSVKG, encoded by the coding sequence ATGCCAAAAATGCATAATACTCCTGCTGGTAGAGTATTTGATGTATTTAATTTTATTCTTATGGGGATCATTGGATTGATTATGATATGCCCATTCCTTTACATTATTGCTGGTTCCTTTGCAACGGAAGCAGAATTAACAAGGAGAAGTTTCTTTATCTTTCCAGAAACTTTTACACTTACAGCTTATGAATATATCTTTTCAACAGATACTTTTACTCGAAGTATCCTAGTATCCATCGGTGTTACCTTAGTAGGAACATTGGTTTGCTTATTCTTTACATTCTCAATGGCTTATCCATTATCAAGAAAAACGTTGATGGGCCGTAACTTCTTTATGAACCTAATCGTTTTCTCAATGCTCTTCAGTGGAGGAATGATTCCAGGATATATCGTGGTAAAATCATTAGGATTATTAGATTCTTACTGGGCGTTAATTTTGCCGATTGCGATTAATCCTTTTAACTTAATTATCGTTAAAACATTCTTTCAAAATATCCCGATTGAATTAGAAGAAGCGGCTAAGATTGATGGATGTTCCGAGGTTGGAATCTTTTGGCGGATTATGCTGCCGCTTTCGAAACCAGTTCTTGCTACCTTTGCTTTGTTCTATGCGGTAGCCATTTGGAATGACTTTTTCAGTGCTTTGTTATACATTACGGACAGTGCCAAGTGGCCGGTACAAGTTTTGCTTCAACAAATTATTATTCTATCACAGGCACAACTTGGCGATGCAGCATCTGCAAGTGCGAACTTTGTGGAACCGCCTGATCAATCATTAAAACTTGCGGTGGTTGTTGTAGCCACTTTACCTATCTTAATTGTTTATCCTTTCCTACAGAAACACTTTGCAAAAGGTATGTTATTAGGTTCGGTTAAAGGATAA
- a CDS encoding sugar ABC transporter permease has protein sequence MDGLKAQSVETVEPGYKTVKKASKAEVKSNISNIQRLKRDKWLYLLLIPGLAYFIIFKYLPMWGIVIAFQDYSPFLGVFGSKWVGFENFIDFFKNPDFFRLLENTFILACLDLVFFFPAPIILALLLNELRLQAYKSVVQTFIYVPHFMSWVIIASITYIFFTTSGGVVNEIVSLFYGKEINFLSSPEWFRPLIMGQIIWKESGWGTVIFLAALASVDKEQYEAAIVDGAGRMRRLWHVTLPAVRSTIVVLLILRLGNFLDTGFQQIFLMSNSLNRSVADVFDTYVYFVGITQGAYSYSTAVGLFKAIVGVVLVLGANKLAKKMGQDGIF, from the coding sequence ATGGACGGCCTTAAGGCACAGAGTGTCGAAACTGTGGAACCAGGGTATAAAACTGTAAAAAAAGCATCAAAGGCTGAAGTAAAATCGAATATTTCCAATATCCAACGTTTAAAAAGAGATAAATGGCTCTACCTGCTCTTAATTCCAGGCTTAGCTTATTTTATTATTTTTAAATATCTTCCCATGTGGGGAATTGTCATTGCCTTCCAAGACTACTCTCCATTTCTAGGAGTTTTCGGTAGTAAATGGGTGGGTTTTGAAAATTTTATCGATTTCTTCAAAAACCCTGATTTCTTTAGATTACTAGAAAATACTTTTATTCTTGCGTGTCTGGACTTAGTATTCTTTTTCCCTGCGCCAATCATTTTGGCTCTTCTATTAAATGAACTAAGATTGCAAGCATATAAGAGTGTGGTGCAAACCTTTATTTATGTCCCACATTTTATGTCATGGGTAATTATCGCAAGTATCACGTACATCTTTTTTACCACTAGCGGTGGTGTAGTAAACGAAATCGTTTCACTTTTTTATGGGAAAGAAATTAACTTCCTTTCCTCTCCAGAATGGTTCCGTCCACTTATTATGGGACAAATCATTTGGAAAGAATCAGGCTGGGGTACGGTTATTTTCTTAGCAGCGCTTGCTTCTGTCGATAAGGAGCAATATGAAGCGGCAATAGTAGACGGGGCAGGAAGAATGAGAAGATTATGGCACGTGACTCTTCCGGCTGTAAGAAGCACGATTGTTGTTCTACTAATCTTACGACTTGGTAATTTTCTTGATACAGGTTTCCAACAAATCTTCCTTATGAGTAACTCCCTCAATCGAAGTGTAGCGGATGTTTTTGACACGTATGTTTACTTTGTGGGTATTACCCAAGGGGCTTATAGTTATAGTACCGCAGTAGGATTATTTAAAGCAATTGTAGGTGTAGTCCTCGTTTTAGGTGCTAATAAATTGGCTAAAAAGATGGGGCAGGACGGAATTTTTTAA
- a CDS encoding extracellular solute-binding protein gives MKKRMKKRLFGKKVAVPALSAMLLFSLAACSDSESASKDSKDGKSSTPEIRIMTTAYTPDPPADDSPALKELEKFTNTNITMNWVLNSSYTDKLNITLASGDLPEIMMIPSKIPSFVSAVRDGAFWELGPYLKDYPNLSKANEITLQNSAIDGKIYGIYRSRPLGRLGVTIRADWLKNLGLETPKTIDEFYNVLKGFTENDPDGNGKDDTYGMVVSKYTGPFDIMQIWFGAPNKWGEKGGKLEPDFMSEEYMDALKFFKKLYDEKLINEDFAVMDPQKWGDPLMNSQAGVIVDVLDRGRRADEDFKKSNPELTEPIDIFGAVEGPEGLRSLPTSGYSGLLAIPKSSVKTEKELKQVLAFIDKLNEEEAQKLAYNGVEGRHYEMKDGKLNLLTNNDQALINEFTDINQFVPGIPESRFIQPELTAVREKEAQILKDNEKIVVPNPAESLLSEVYAQKGQQLDNIINDARIKFIVGQIDEAGFKDAIKLWRSTGGDDYIKEINDLYKKTKK, from the coding sequence ATGAAAAAAAGAATGAAGAAAAGATTATTTGGAAAAAAGGTTGCAGTTCCAGCTCTTTCAGCAATGTTATTATTCTCTTTAGCTGCATGCAGTGATTCAGAATCAGCAAGCAAAGATAGTAAGGATGGAAAAAGTTCAACACCTGAAATCAGAATTATGACTACAGCATATACACCAGATCCGCCAGCTGATGACAGCCCCGCTTTAAAGGAATTAGAAAAGTTTACTAATACAAATATTACCATGAATTGGGTATTAAATAGTTCTTATACAGATAAGTTAAATATCACTTTAGCATCTGGTGACCTTCCAGAAATTATGATGATTCCTTCTAAGATTCCTAGTTTCGTAAGTGCTGTCCGCGACGGTGCATTCTGGGAACTTGGACCTTACTTAAAGGATTATCCGAATTTAAGTAAAGCGAACGAAATTACCTTACAAAATAGTGCAATTGATGGAAAGATATACGGCATTTATCGTTCTCGTCCGCTAGGAAGATTAGGTGTAACGATTCGTGCAGACTGGTTGAAAAATCTTGGTCTAGAAACTCCGAAAACAATTGATGAATTCTATAATGTATTAAAAGGTTTTACTGAAAATGATCCTGATGGCAATGGAAAAGATGACACTTATGGGATGGTTGTATCAAAATACACTGGTCCATTTGACATCATGCAAATTTGGTTCGGCGCTCCAAATAAATGGGGTGAAAAAGGTGGCAAACTTGAGCCAGATTTCATGTCCGAAGAATACATGGATGCTTTAAAGTTCTTCAAAAAATTATATGATGAAAAATTAATCAACGAAGACTTTGCCGTAATGGACCCGCAAAAATGGGGAGATCCATTGATGAATAGCCAAGCAGGTGTGATAGTAGACGTACTTGACCGTGGACGCCGTGCAGATGAAGATTTCAAAAAGTCTAATCCTGAATTAACTGAGCCAATTGACATCTTTGGTGCGGTTGAAGGTCCAGAAGGTCTTCGTTCTCTTCCTACCTCAGGTTACTCTGGATTGTTAGCTATTCCAAAATCAAGTGTAAAAACTGAAAAAGAGTTAAAGCAAGTTTTAGCGTTCATAGATAAATTGAATGAGGAAGAAGCTCAAAAATTAGCCTATAACGGTGTAGAAGGCCGCCATTATGAAATGAAGGATGGTAAATTAAACCTTCTTACAAACAATGATCAGGCACTTATCAATGAATTTACAGACATAAATCAATTTGTACCGGGTATTCCAGAGAGTAGATTCATTCAACCAGAATTAACGGCTGTTAGAGAAAAAGAGGCACAAATACTGAAAGATAATGAAAAAATTGTTGTTCCAAATCCAGCTGAATCCTTGTTATCTGAAGTTTACGCTCAAAAAGGACAGCAGTTAGACAATATCATCAACGATGCACGTATCAAATTTATTGTAGGACAAATTGACGAAGCCGGATTTAAAGATGCGATCAAATTATGGCGCAGCACAGGCGGAGACGACTATATCAAAGAAATTAATGACCTATACAAAAAAACAAAGAAATAA
- a CDS encoding oligogalacturonate lyase family protein codes for MGKGTKWPAEWKEFHDQITGVKISQLTDYMAHSFHTYFTNDGMYDNGSKLLVCSDRGNSTNLFSLDLTNGEFTQLTDLDKDVSKGLQGTYVNPAKNEAYFTLDKSIIALDLGSLEEKVIYTKPDGFNFSNLSCTADGEHLCFGLSEDLSKTIHSNLSGGYVGFEETEAARPYCQICLLTLATGEIKVIHEEQRWIGHVNASPTQPHLITFCHEGPWEKVDHRIWAMNIDTGEVWKIREGEPNQFAGHEYWHADGLHIGYHGFTESLERKDGKFLGFTKFDNSDTHEFEFPYQNMHIHSKDSELIVGDGQQSSAYHGERYQDCIFLWKKTANGMEGPRILCKHRGSFQIQQLHVHPRFSHDGNQVLFTSDRNGYGNVYLVDVPEFETLPKLVDGKLIKE; via the coding sequence ATGGGAAAAGGGACAAAATGGCCAGCAGAATGGAAAGAATTTCATGACCAGATTACAGGAGTAAAAATCTCTCAATTAACAGATTACATGGCACATAGTTTTCATACATATTTTACGAATGATGGCATGTATGATAACGGTTCCAAATTATTAGTTTGTTCTGACCGTGGGAACTCTACAAATCTATTTAGTTTGGATTTAACGAATGGAGAATTCACCCAATTAACGGACTTAGACAAAGATGTGTCCAAGGGATTACAGGGTACGTATGTAAATCCTGCTAAAAATGAGGCTTACTTTACCTTGGATAAAAGTATCATCGCACTTGATTTAGGTTCTTTAGAGGAAAAAGTAATTTATACAAAGCCTGATGGTTTTAATTTTAGTAATCTAAGTTGTACAGCTGATGGAGAACATTTGTGTTTTGGTCTTTCAGAAGATTTATCAAAAACCATTCATAGCAATCTATCAGGTGGATATGTTGGATTTGAGGAAACAGAAGCAGCGAGACCGTATTGTCAGATATGTTTGCTAACACTTGCAACAGGAGAAATAAAGGTCATTCATGAAGAGCAACGCTGGATTGGACATGTGAATGCCTCACCAACCCAGCCTCATTTGATTACATTCTGCCATGAAGGACCGTGGGAAAAGGTGGACCACCGGATTTGGGCTATGAATATTGATACTGGTGAGGTTTGGAAAATCAGAGAAGGAGAGCCAAACCAATTTGCCGGTCATGAATACTGGCATGCAGATGGTCTTCATATTGGCTATCACGGATTTACCGAATCACTTGAACGCAAAGATGGTAAATTTCTCGGGTTTACAAAATTTGATAATTCGGACACCCATGAATTTGAATTTCCATACCAAAATATGCACATCCACTCGAAGGATTCTGAATTAATTGTTGGGGATGGACAGCAGTCTAGTGCCTACCATGGTGAAAGATATCAGGATTGTATATTTCTATGGAAGAAAACCGCTAATGGAATGGAAGGGCCACGTATTTTATGTAAACATCGAGGAAGCTTTCAAATTCAGCAACTCCATGTTCACCCTCGCTTTAGCCATGATGGGAATCAGGTGTTGTTCACTTCAGATCGGAATGGGTACGGGAATGTTTATCTAGTCGATGTTCCTGAATTTGAAACTCTGCCAAAACTGGTAGATGGAAAATTGATAAAAGAATAG
- the rhaM gene encoding L-rhamnose mutarotase: MIRKASVMKVFEGYQEEYKKRHDELWAEMEVELKNHGAHHYSIFLDEKTNNLFAYVEIESEEKWNGMAQTEICQKWWAYMKDIMETNEDNSPVATELKQVFYLD; this comes from the coding sequence ATGATTCGAAAAGCATCGGTAATGAAAGTGTTTGAAGGCTATCAAGAAGAATATAAAAAACGCCATGATGAATTATGGGCTGAAATGGAAGTAGAATTAAAGAACCATGGGGCACATCATTATTCTATTTTCTTAGATGAAAAGACAAATAACCTTTTCGCCTATGTAGAAATTGAGAGTGAAGAGAAGTGGAATGGCATGGCTCAGACAGAAATCTGTCAGAAATGGTGGGCCTATATGAAGGATATTATGGAGACAAATGAGGACAACAGTCCCGTTGCAACTGAATTAAAACAAGTATTTTATTTAGATTAG
- a CDS encoding beta-galactosidase has translation MSKKLYHGAAYYPELWDEKVTAEDIKEMKKTGINVVRIGEFAWASMEPEEGKFDLGFFKNIINTLYENGIETVMCTPTPTPPIWFSHNHPERMYVDADGKVMGHGSRQHACTNHPYFRDRAALITENIAREVGSLPGVIGWQIDNEFKCHVSECMCNTCENLWHQWLEERYETIENLNEAWGTKIWSEYYHSFEQVPQPGPAPFLHNSSLHTMYQLFSMEKIAEFSDGQAEIIRKYSSSPITHNSSVFFSVDNERIFKNLDFASFDTYATIENFPAYLINSDLWRNFKKDRGFWVMETSPSYAASLASYATPHPNGYLKVEAAAAYALGAEAFCYWLWRQQRAGCEQPHGSVLSAWGKPTVGYENVLEVNALRKEIEPVIVTTKPSQAELAITYSDRAKAFLKTEPHRNLNHRSLVTDFYKRILNMGIHRDVIPEGTDLEGYKLLFTPFIQYLSTEYIARARQFVENGGIWIAGPLTGGRTENHTVHTDRALGELEEIAGVEVLFTYPMDDSGSIGRAFDISAPLSMWSSVFEANSDTAVGVIEEGLSKGKSFITEHKVGAGKIVMLGSMPVGETGDLLLQKLVDHYSKEANITLRSDVSEGTIVAPRQGDGFTVWFVINMDGNGGSVTLPQQGIDLQTNSVVEPGKLEIGRFEYRMIQFNQS, from the coding sequence ATGAGCAAAAAATTATATCATGGTGCCGCTTACTACCCAGAACTTTGGGATGAAAAGGTAACCGCAGAAGATATTAAAGAAATGAAAAAGACTGGTATTAACGTTGTTAGAATCGGTGAATTTGCTTGGGCATCCATGGAGCCAGAAGAAGGAAAGTTTGATCTTGGCTTTTTCAAGAATATTATTAACACACTTTATGAAAATGGGATTGAAACGGTCATGTGTACGCCGACCCCTACGCCACCTATTTGGTTTTCTCATAATCATCCTGAACGGATGTATGTGGATGCTGATGGAAAAGTAATGGGACATGGATCAAGGCAGCATGCCTGCACAAACCATCCTTATTTTAGAGATAGAGCAGCACTGATTACGGAAAATATTGCAAGAGAAGTTGGAAGTTTACCAGGTGTCATTGGCTGGCAAATCGATAATGAGTTTAAATGTCATGTGAGTGAATGTATGTGTAATACCTGTGAAAATTTGTGGCATCAATGGTTAGAGGAACGCTATGAAACAATTGAAAACCTCAATGAAGCGTGGGGTACAAAAATTTGGAGCGAGTACTATCATAGCTTTGAACAGGTACCACAGCCGGGTCCAGCACCATTTTTACACAATTCATCGTTACATACGATGTACCAACTGTTTTCAATGGAGAAAATTGCTGAGTTTTCTGATGGGCAGGCTGAAATCATTAGAAAGTATTCTAGTTCACCTATTACGCATAATAGCTCAGTTTTTTTCAGTGTTGATAATGAAAGAATATTTAAAAACCTGGATTTTGCATCTTTTGATACGTATGCAACAATCGAGAACTTTCCAGCTTATCTCATTAACAGTGACTTGTGGAGAAACTTTAAAAAAGACCGAGGTTTCTGGGTAATGGAAACAAGCCCATCCTATGCAGCATCACTAGCAAGTTATGCAACACCACATCCGAACGGATATTTAAAAGTTGAAGCAGCAGCTGCGTACGCATTAGGTGCGGAAGCTTTTTGTTACTGGCTTTGGAGGCAGCAGCGGGCAGGATGCGAACAGCCTCATGGTTCCGTTCTAAGCGCATGGGGAAAACCGACAGTTGGATATGAAAATGTGTTAGAAGTAAATGCATTGAGAAAAGAAATTGAACCAGTCATCGTAACCACTAAACCAAGCCAGGCAGAATTGGCGATTACCTACTCAGATCGTGCTAAGGCATTCTTAAAGACTGAACCACATCGCAATTTAAATCATCGTAGTTTAGTCACTGATTTTTATAAGCGTATTTTAAACATGGGAATTCATCGTGATGTGATTCCAGAAGGAACTGACTTAGAAGGCTATAAGCTTTTATTTACTCCATTTATCCAGTATTTATCAACTGAATATATTGCCAGAGCACGACAGTTTGTTGAAAATGGCGGGATTTGGATTGCCGGACCGTTAACTGGTGGTCGAACGGAAAATCATACTGTGCATACAGACCGGGCGTTAGGTGAACTTGAAGAAATCGCTGGAGTGGAAGTGCTATTTACGTACCCAATGGATGATTCGGGGTCCATTGGACGTGCATTTGATATTTCTGCCCCATTATCAATGTGGAGTTCTGTTTTTGAAGCGAATTCAGATACTGCTGTAGGTGTAATTGAAGAAGGTCTTTCTAAGGGAAAATCATTTATTACGGAGCATAAGGTTGGAGCAGGGAAAATTGTTATGCTTGGATCCATGCCAGTAGGCGAGACAGGAGATTTGCTGCTACAGAAACTAGTAGACCACTATTCTAAAGAAGCTAATATTACTCTGAGAAGTGATGTAAGTGAAGGAACGATTGTGGCTCCGCGTCAAGGAGATGGTTTTACCGTTTGGTTCGTCATCAATATGGATGGCAATGGCGGAAGCGTTACACTTCCACAACAAGGAATAGATTTACAGACCAATAGTGTAGTGGAACCAGGAAAACTTGAAATTGGTAGATTCGAATATAGAATGATTCAATTCAATCAATCGTAA
- a CDS encoding rhamnogalacturonan acetylesterase has protein sequence MTYIFLAGDSTVANCPRSEAPMAGWGQVFQSFFTNDIKVLNFAKGGASTNTFIEQGYLDIILEFIQPNDYLFIQFGHNDQKSFGTQPFTTYQSYLTEYINGARERGAIPVLITSVNRRNFDENNILVHTLGDYPKAMLQLAEKLDVQVINLLEKTEKLYQSLGPEGSKQLFTWFDANEHPNYPEGIQDNTHFCEHGAREVGKLVIEGIKELQLPIVSFIKE, from the coding sequence TTGACTTATATATTCTTAGCAGGTGATTCTACCGTAGCTAACTGCCCACGGAGCGAGGCACCGATGGCCGGGTGGGGGCAGGTGTTTCAATCCTTTTTTACGAATGACATTAAAGTTCTTAACTTTGCCAAAGGTGGAGCAAGTACGAATACCTTTATTGAACAGGGATATTTAGATATTATCCTTGAATTCATACAACCTAATGATTATCTGTTTATTCAATTCGGACATAATGATCAAAAGTCATTTGGCACGCAACCCTTTACAACGTATCAGTCTTATTTGACGGAATATATTAACGGAGCACGGGAGAGAGGTGCCATCCCAGTTTTAATTACTTCAGTTAATCGAAGAAATTTTGATGAAAATAATATTTTAGTCCATACATTAGGGGACTACCCAAAAGCAATGCTGCAGTTGGCGGAAAAACTTGATGTCCAAGTTATTAATCTATTGGAAAAAACAGAAAAACTTTATCAATCATTGGGCCCAGAAGGCTCTAAACAATTGTTCACCTGGTTTGATGCAAATGAACATCCAAATTACCCTGAGGGAATTCAGGATAACACGCACTTTTGTGAACATGGGGCAAGGGAAGTCGGAAAGTTAGTAATAGAAGGAATAAAAGAATTACAATTGCCCATTGTCTCGTTTATCAAAGAGTAG
- a CDS encoding glycosyl hydrolase 115 family protein, with product MKTSYVVINDESSISLPETITTSVRHAVDMIFRDHEKVFMKMPKLCSSNKEAADIVIRYASTKEECPDRPEAYSFQFIENNGKLSFHIVGYDDLGIIYGLLHYSHQYLGVDPFWFWADLQIEQKSEIHIPAVEFHSLGKKVKYRGWFVNDEVCLIGWKEEYPPSKDIWFPVFEALLRCGGNMVIPGTDLPKDGIHAELAAEMGLWVTHHHAEPLGAEMFLRAFPGEKPSYKQNPELFESLWEEAIEIQKDKKIVWVLSFRGQGDAPFWQYDPEFDTPESRGAMISKVVHRQYEMINKSVDNPVCSMALYGEISELYKAGHVKVPEGVIKIWADNGYGKMVTRRQGNENYRISSLPADNETGEHGIYYHITFHDLQASNHLTMFPSPPELIKQELEKAFDVGAVSYLLLNSGNIRMHLYHLDVVSELWNTGTINLEEHLHSFIERLYTTKHKEIAQLYLSYFEKTIPYGPNPDDKAGDEFYHHPARKIIGHWLQGKTNIPLERLYWATGEVSFIEQVKWFLEKCGIGLAGWEEFLSQCRHLSLLLLEEDKQRFTDLLLQQAELHAFGCKGFISLCNAFLSYLEKDYPLAFVHVSQSIGFYKDSKQALKRSEHGKWENFYRADWLTNIDSTIYSLEALRKFLRMQGDSPDFFLWYKEYLMPETEKYIYLENTHRNPLSDDELAERLAVKFLSKTHEHSQKLYL from the coding sequence TTGAAGACTTCCTATGTAGTGATCAATGATGAATCGTCTATTTCTCTGCCGGAAACAATCACCACTTCTGTCAGACATGCAGTAGACATGATTTTTAGAGATCATGAGAAAGTATTTATGAAAATGCCAAAGCTCTGTTCATCCAATAAAGAGGCTGCTGATATTGTCATTCGATATGCCTCCACTAAAGAGGAATGTCCTGATAGACCAGAAGCTTATAGCTTTCAGTTCATTGAAAATAACGGAAAACTATCTTTCCACATCGTGGGCTATGACGACTTAGGAATTATATACGGATTACTGCATTATAGCCATCAATACTTAGGAGTGGACCCTTTTTGGTTTTGGGCAGATTTACAGATTGAACAAAAGTCTGAGATACATATACCCGCTGTAGAGTTTCATTCCCTGGGGAAAAAGGTGAAATACCGTGGCTGGTTTGTCAATGATGAGGTTTGTCTAATCGGCTGGAAGGAAGAATATCCACCATCTAAAGATATTTGGTTTCCTGTTTTTGAAGCATTATTACGCTGCGGTGGAAATATGGTTATCCCTGGCACCGATCTCCCGAAGGATGGCATTCATGCAGAACTGGCAGCAGAAATGGGCTTATGGGTTACTCATCACCACGCAGAACCATTAGGAGCAGAAATGTTCCTAAGAGCATTTCCAGGCGAGAAACCTAGCTACAAACAAAATCCGGAACTTTTTGAGTCTTTATGGGAGGAAGCGATTGAGATCCAAAAGGATAAAAAAATTGTCTGGGTACTTTCGTTTCGCGGGCAGGGGGATGCACCATTTTGGCAGTATGACCCTGAGTTTGATACACCGGAAAGTAGAGGTGCAATGATCTCTAAAGTTGTGCATAGGCAATATGAGATGATAAATAAATCAGTTGATAATCCTGTCTGCTCTATGGCTTTATACGGTGAAATATCCGAATTATACAAAGCAGGACATGTAAAAGTCCCTGAAGGTGTGATTAAGATATGGGCTGATAACGGGTATGGCAAAATGGTGACCCGAAGACAGGGAAATGAAAACTATCGGATTTCTTCTCTTCCTGCAGATAATGAAACAGGGGAGCATGGAATATATTATCATATCACTTTCCATGACCTCCAGGCTTCGAATCATTTGACGATGTTTCCATCTCCGCCAGAATTGATAAAACAGGAACTTGAAAAGGCGTTTGATGTCGGCGCCGTATCCTACTTGCTGCTTAACAGCGGAAATATCCGTATGCATCTTTATCATCTCGATGTGGTGAGTGAATTATGGAATACCGGCACGATAAATCTAGAAGAACATTTGCACTCATTTATTGAGCGTCTATACACAACCAAACACAAAGAAATTGCACAACTTTATTTAAGCTACTTTGAAAAGACGATACCCTATGGCCCTAATCCAGATGACAAAGCAGGAGATGAATTTTACCATCATCCAGCAAGGAAGATAATTGGCCACTGGCTTCAGGGGAAAACGAATATTCCGTTGGAGAGATTGTACTGGGCTACAGGGGAAGTTTCTTTTATCGAACAAGTGAAATGGTTCTTGGAAAAATGTGGAATTGGTTTAGCAGGCTGGGAGGAGTTTTTAAGCCAATGTCGTCATCTCTCGTTACTGCTGCTTGAAGAAGACAAGCAGCGTTTTACGGATCTACTCCTACAGCAGGCGGAACTCCATGCCTTCGGGTGTAAAGGGTTTATTTCCCTGTGTAACGCCTTTTTATCTTATTTGGAAAAGGACTACCCGCTTGCCTTTGTCCACGTATCCCAATCAATTGGTTTTTACAAGGATAGTAAGCAGGCATTAAAACGTTCAGAGCACGGTAAGTGGGAAAATTTTTACCGAGCAGATTGGTTAACAAACATCGACAGTACCATTTATTCTTTGGAAGCACTGCGTAAGTTTCTAAGAATGCAGGGAGACAGTCCTGATTTCTTTTTATGGTATAAAGAGTACCTGATGCCAGAAACGGAAAAATATATTTATTTGGAGAATACTCATCGAAATCCTTTGTCAGATGATGAACTAGCGGAACGACTTGCTGTAAAATTCCTATCAAAAACTCATGAACATAGCCAAAAGCTATATTTATAG